One genomic window of Camelina sativa cultivar DH55 chromosome 5, Cs, whole genome shotgun sequence includes the following:
- the LOC104789547 gene encoding uncharacterized protein LOC104789547 has protein sequence MLDKAWVHLCRADPGYKSGAWKFVRDVSAALGDIEMIICPCKDCRNVVRQLNSVVVEHLVIRGMDEAYKVHSDWYHHGDVKSVDEFQSKPTQWNEEVFELYKAAEFFDQELAFRGDLADQPVGDLSEIAEGEDQQEDEFLAKIRDAETPLYPSCSNHSKLSAIVTLFRIKTHNGWSDKSFNELLQTLPSMLPDGNVFHTSLYDVKKFLKSFHMGYEKIDACVNDCCLFRKKLKKLDKCPKCNASRWKTNKRTNEVKKGVPQKVLRYFPIIPRLKRMFRSEDMAKDLRWHYTNKSTDGKLRHPVDSVTWAQMNEKYPSFAAEERNIRLGLSTDGFNPFNMKNSNYSSWPVLLVNYNLPPHLCMKKENIMLTLLIPGPQQPGNNIDVYLEPLIEDLNHLWKNGELTYDAFSKSTFTLKAMLLWTISDFPAYGNLAGCKVKGKMGCPMCGKNTDSMWLKFSRKHVYMCHRKGLAPTHRYREKKTWFDGKVEHRRKSRILTGHEVHQNLKNFQNDFGNVKKAGMKRKRTVYKEPVFDSDDDESESDEDEEVEVDEDELSRWKKRSILFTLPYWEDLPVRHNLDVMHIEKNVTHSIVSTLLHCGKSKDGLNARKDLQHLGLRKELHPTTKGKRTYLPAAPWSLSKNEKKIFCKRLFHFKGPDGYCSNISRGVSVEECKVGGLKSHDYHVLMQQLLPVALRGLLPKGPRTAILRLCAFFNHLCQRVIDIEVITVLEAEIVETLCMFERKRS, from the exons atgttggacaaggcatgggtgCATCTATGCAG AGCTGATCCTGGTTATAAAAGTGGAGCTTGGAAATTTGTAAGGGATGTGTCTGCGGCTTTAGGTGACATAGAAATGATAATATGTCCTTGTAAAGACTGTCGTAATGTAGTACGACAGTTAAACAGTGTTGTGGTTGAGCATCTTGTAATAAGAGGGATGGATGAGGCATACAAGGTGCATAgtgattggtatcatcatggagatGTGAAGTCAGTAGATGAATTTCAAAGTAAACCAACTCAGTGGAATGAggaagtttttgagttatataaagcTGCTGAATTTTTTGATCAAGAGTTGGCTTTTAGAGGTGACTTAGCTGACCAACCTGTGGGCGACTTAAGTGAGATTGCAGAGGGTGAGGACCAACAAGAGGATGAGTTCCTTGCAAAGATCCGGGATGCTGAAACCCCACTATACCCTAGCTGTTCAAACCACAGCAAGTTATCGGCTATTGTGACTTTGTTTAGGATTAAGACACATAATGGCTGGTCGGATAAGAGCTTCAATGAACTGCTTCAGACATTGCCAAGCATGTTGCCAGATGGTAATGTCTTTCACACATCATTGTATGAtgtcaagaaatttttaaagagcTTTCATATGGGATATGAAAAGATCGACGCATGTGTTAATGATTGCTGCCTCTTcagaaagaagttaaagaagctTGATAAATGTCCCAAATGTAATGCTTCACGGTGGAAGACTAATAAGCGGACTAATGAGGTAAAGAAAGGTGTCCCACAGAAAGtattaagatattttccaaTTATACCAAGGCTGAAGAGAATGTTCAGATCAGAGGACATGGCTAAGGACTTACGGTGGCATTACACTAACAAGAGCACTGATGGAAAACTTCGACATCCAGTAGATTCTGTTACATGGGCTCAGATGAATGAGAAGTATCCTTCATTTGCAGCTGAAGAAAGGAACATACGGCTTGGGCTGTCCACAGATGGATTTAATCCATTCAACATGAAGAATAGTAATTATAGTAGCTGGCCTGTGCTATTGGTAAACTACAATTTGCCTCCTCACCTTtgtatgaagaaggagaatataATGTTGACATTATTGATTCCTGGTCCACAACAACCAGGTAATAATATTGATGTCTACCTAGAACCTCTTATTGAGGATTTGAATCATCTGTGGAAGAATGGAGAGCTAACGTATGATGCTTTTAGTAAAAGTACATTTACTCTAAAGGCAATGCTTCTCTGGACCATTAGTGATTTTCCTGCGTATGGAAATCTTGCTGGTTGTAAAGTAAAAGGTAAAATGGGATGTCCTATGTGTGGGAAAAATACTGATAGTATGTGGTTGAAGTTTAGCAGGAAACATGTCTACATGTGTCATAGAAAAGGTTTGGCTCCAACACACAGATATAGGGAAAAGAAGACTTGGTTTGATGGAAAAGTTGAGCATAGGAGAAAGTCAAGAATTTTAACTGGTCATGAAGTTCATCAGAATCTGAAAAACTTCCAAAATGATTTCGGAAATGTGAAAAAGGCtgggatgaagagaaagagaactgTCTATAAAGAACCAGTGTttgacagtgatgatgatgaaagtgaatccgatgaagatgaggaagtaGAAGTAGATGAAGATGAGTTATCAAGGTGGAAGAAAAGATCCATTTTATTTACTCTGCCTTATTGGGAGGATCTACCAGTACGGCATAATTTGGATGTAATGCACATAGAAAAGAATGTGACTCACAGCATTGTATCCACATTGTTGCATTGTGGAAAATCTAAGGATGGTCTTAATGCTCGTAAGGATCTTCAACATCTTGGTCTAAGAAAAGAGTTGCATCCTACCACAAAAGGAAAGAGAACATATCTTCCAGCAGCACCTTGGTCTTTGTccaagaatgagaagaagattttttgCAAACGACTATTTCATTTTAAAGGTCCAGATGGATACTGTTCTAATATTTCAAGAGGAGTTTCAGTAGAAGAGTGTAAGGTAGGAGGTCTGAAATCACATGATTATCATGTCTTGATGCAACAGCTTCTCCCGGTTGCACTTAGAGGATTGTTACCAAAAGGTCCTAGAACAGCAATACTACGGCTATGCGCATTCTTCAATCATTTGTGTCAGAGAGTTATTGATATTGAGGTTATTACAGTATTGGAAGCTGAAATTGTAGAAACGCTTTGTATGTTTGAAAG GAAGAGAAGCTAG